A genome region from Arthrobacter agilis includes the following:
- a CDS encoding pyridoxamine 5'-phosphate oxidase family protein: MEAEITPTRILPAHECWEMLRRVPVGRLALCVQGVPEIFPINFAIDHGTIVFRTSEGTKARAAEKATVAFEADGTSLPGGEVWSVVVKGHASTIDRTPELMETMHLPLHPWEGGRKDRFMRLVPETISGRAFTPARQPAHLRAGRASDE; this comes from the coding sequence ATGGAAGCCGAGATTACACCTACACGGATCCTTCCCGCCCACGAGTGCTGGGAGATGTTACGCCGCGTTCCGGTGGGGCGTCTGGCCCTGTGCGTGCAGGGCGTACCGGAGATCTTCCCGATCAACTTCGCCATCGACCACGGGACCATCGTCTTCCGGACCTCCGAGGGTACGAAGGCACGCGCGGCCGAGAAAGCCACCGTGGCCTTCGAGGCCGACGGGACGTCGCTCCCGGGCGGCGAGGTCTGGAGCGTCGTCGTCAAGGGGCACGCGTCCACCATCGACCGCACGCCTGAGCTGATGGAGACGATGCACCTGCCGCTGCACCCCTGGGAGGGCGGCCGGAAGGACAGGTTCATGCGCCTGGTGCCCGAGACGATCAGCGGGCGCGCCTTCACGCCTGCCCGGCAGCCGGCTCACCTGCGAGCCGGCCGGGCATCCGATGAATGA
- a CDS encoding universal stress protein has translation MTTVLPEPLRVLPPVRRPEPMLVGLRDAVSSRSAVQWAASRAVAQGVPLTLLHALPAPELVPPGTSYGDVVARGRTLVNQEAGLLARSHPGLRISASLHCGDVVDALLGLSESVPMIVLGTDRRNPAGGEFTGAVAVEVALNATAPVAVVPASYAYTSMTDHSRGGVVAAVDGSEVSRAALVLAAGEASRTRSSLTVVTVLGVTSGPMAVSASVMLVDVRNLYPGLPVSWIVDDEHRPDQALHLYGTGADLLVIGRHGAGARSARSLGSVTRTLLLEPPCPTVVVSL, from the coding sequence ATGACGACCGTGCTGCCTGAACCACTGCGTGTCCTGCCGCCGGTCCGCCGTCCGGAGCCCATGCTCGTCGGCCTGCGCGACGCGGTGAGCAGCCGGTCCGCCGTCCAGTGGGCTGCGTCGCGTGCAGTCGCCCAGGGCGTTCCTCTGACCCTGCTGCACGCTCTTCCGGCGCCGGAACTCGTTCCCCCGGGCACTTCATATGGAGATGTCGTCGCCAGGGGCCGTACCCTCGTCAATCAGGAAGCGGGGCTTCTGGCGCGTAGTCATCCCGGCCTCAGGATCAGTGCCTCCCTGCACTGCGGCGACGTCGTTGATGCCCTTCTCGGTCTCTCGGAGTCCGTTCCGATGATCGTCCTCGGAACGGACCGCCGGAATCCGGCCGGCGGCGAGTTCACGGGCGCGGTCGCCGTGGAGGTGGCCCTGAACGCCACCGCGCCTGTCGCGGTGGTGCCCGCCTCGTATGCCTACACCTCGATGACGGATCACAGCAGAGGGGGTGTGGTAGCCGCTGTCGACGGTTCCGAGGTCTCGCGTGCCGCCCTCGTCCTGGCAGCGGGGGAGGCGTCCCGGACCAGGAGTTCCCTGACCGTCGTGACGGTGCTGGGGGTCACCTCCGGGCCGATGGCCGTCAGCGCCTCGGTGATGCTCGTCGACGTGCGGAACCTTTACCCCGGCCTGCCGGTCAGCTGGATCGTCGACGACGAGCACAGACCCGATCAGGCACTGCACCTCTATGGGACGGGCGCGGACCTGCTGGTGATCGGCCGGCACGGAGCAGGCGCACGATCGGCGCGGTCCCTCGGTTCGGTCACGCGTACGCTGCTCCTCGAACCGCCGTGCCCCACCGTCGTCGTATCCCTCTGA
- a CDS encoding pyridoxamine 5'-phosphate oxidase family protein, whose amino-acid sequence MTSSPDQDTFWDNPGTLRASEILTPTECWALATTQSTGRLGFFSEGLLNIFPVNYFVLDHRVYFRTSADGVIATSYLEHAAFQVDSVDRTRQHGWTVLINGPATRVEDPGLLTTLWGKVSDEPWAPGLRDLFLTVAPEHVRGRRLRSAR is encoded by the coding sequence ATGACGAGTTCCCCCGACCAGGACACCTTCTGGGACAACCCCGGCACCCTTCGTGCCTCGGAGATCCTCACGCCCACCGAGTGCTGGGCCCTGGCCACCACCCAGTCCACGGGACGGCTCGGATTCTTCAGTGAAGGTCTGCTGAACATCTTCCCGGTCAACTACTTCGTGCTCGATCACCGCGTGTACTTCCGGACATCGGCGGACGGAGTCATTGCGACCAGCTATCTGGAACATGCGGCGTTCCAGGTGGACTCCGTCGATCGGACCAGGCAGCACGGATGGACGGTGCTGATCAACGGTCCCGCGACCCGCGTCGAGGATCCCGGTCTGCTGACGACCCTGTGGGGCAAGGTCTCCGATGAACCATGGGCTCCCGGCCTCCGCGACCTGTTCCTCACCGTGGCCCCGGAGCACGTGCGCGGACGCCGCCTGCGCAGCGCCAGGTGA
- a CDS encoding DUF4389 domain-containing protein, whose protein sequence is MSSPLSSTPPVPPAARMRTAPLILVLLGALLITIAGGIGIGGATVAALAGLQRDGDFLTSSTERFSFDSYALTSSQVEVNEVDGVEDLPAGLATLRLRATAADPGQAVFIGVARQDDVDAYLSSVHHTELRDLRTTPFRAVYRDVPGSGVPGPPAEQEFWTMSASGTGMQEITADLRAGNWAVVIMNADGSPAGAEDLQAGFRSTLFAPIGVALLLTAVLLLLVGIPLVLAGASGLGRGLDPSLSATRQGRLVSSAERHHLDSADAARDLLPHPASLSGSLRPGLSRWLWLVKWFLALPHAVILVLLWVACWVCTIAAGIVILFTGRYPATLFPFTVGVLRWTWRVQFYSSVLGTDKYPPFTLAPVDAYPADFHVPYPARLHRGLVLVKGWLLALPHLLILAVLTGAWSWTATGTDPGQFARTAGPSLLGILALVAGVALLFTARYPRPLFDFVMGISRWTYRVLAYVLLLRDEYPPFRLDQGPDEPDPQPQDPHTPGLVEAGRPSPAGLDR, encoded by the coding sequence ATGAGCTCGCCTCTCAGCAGTACTCCCCCCGTTCCTCCAGCAGCCCGCATGCGGACCGCTCCCCTGATCCTGGTCCTCCTCGGCGCCCTCCTCATCACGATCGCGGGCGGTATCGGTATCGGCGGTGCCACCGTGGCTGCGCTGGCCGGCCTGCAGCGTGACGGGGACTTCCTCACCAGCTCCACCGAGCGATTCTCCTTCGACTCCTACGCCCTGACGAGCAGCCAGGTGGAGGTGAACGAGGTGGACGGCGTCGAGGACCTGCCGGCCGGGCTCGCCACGCTGCGGCTGCGCGCGACGGCAGCCGATCCGGGGCAGGCAGTCTTCATCGGGGTGGCCCGTCAGGATGACGTGGACGCCTACCTGTCGTCGGTGCACCACACGGAACTGCGCGATCTCCGGACCACGCCTTTCCGCGCCGTGTACCGCGACGTGCCGGGATCCGGTGTCCCGGGCCCGCCTGCCGAGCAGGAATTCTGGACCATGTCGGCGTCGGGGACGGGGATGCAGGAGATCACGGCGGACCTGCGGGCCGGCAACTGGGCGGTCGTCATCATGAACGCCGACGGCAGCCCTGCCGGTGCCGAGGACCTGCAGGCGGGGTTCCGGTCCACCCTGTTCGCCCCGATCGGGGTGGCGCTGCTCCTCACCGCCGTCCTGCTGCTCCTGGTCGGTATCCCCCTGGTGCTGGCCGGGGCCAGCGGCCTCGGCCGGGGGCTCGACCCTTCCCTGAGCGCCACCCGGCAGGGACGGCTGGTATCTTCCGCGGAGAGGCACCATCTGGATTCCGCGGATGCCGCACGTGACCTCCTGCCCCACCCCGCCTCGCTGAGCGGCAGCCTTCGGCCCGGGCTGTCGCGGTGGTTGTGGCTGGTGAAGTGGTTCCTGGCCCTTCCCCACGCCGTGATCCTGGTGCTGCTGTGGGTCGCCTGCTGGGTCTGCACGATCGCTGCGGGCATCGTCATCCTCTTCACCGGCCGGTACCCGGCGACGCTCTTCCCCTTCACGGTGGGCGTTCTGCGGTGGACCTGGCGGGTCCAGTTCTACAGCTCGGTCCTCGGCACGGACAAGTACCCTCCCTTCACCCTGGCACCCGTGGATGCCTACCCGGCCGACTTCCACGTCCCGTATCCGGCACGGCTGCACCGTGGCCTGGTCCTGGTCAAAGGGTGGCTCCTGGCGCTGCCGCACCTCCTCATCCTCGCTGTGCTGACCGGTGCCTGGTCCTGGACGGCCACCGGCACCGATCCGGGCCAATTCGCCAGGACGGCGGGTCCGTCGCTCCTGGGCATCCTGGCCCTCGTCGCCGGGGTCGCACTGCTGTTCACCGCCCGCTACCCCAGGCCGCTGTTCGACTTCGTCATGGGCATCTCCCGCTGGACCTACCGCGTGCTGGCCTACGTCCTCCTCCTGCGGGACGAGTACCCCCCGTTCCGGCTGGATCAGGGACCGGACGAGCCGGACCCGCAACCGCAGGATCCTCATACCCCCGGTCTCGTGGAGGCCGGACGACCCTCACCGGCCGGTCTGGACCGCTAG
- a CDS encoding CYTH and CHAD domain-containing protein: protein MRGEPVVGIERTFDVEDDAPLPALADLPGVGSVDQPEEHHLGAEYVDTPDFRLASRRITLRRRTSGEGDGWTLEVPAGPDERHEHSGPLRRGTDAVPAALLRLVRVHTRDSGLVPVARLSTRRIVWRLRGGDGEILAEFRDDHVEAEVTGPGPSPRHRREWGLALADGSRDLLDAAEALFAAAGGRPAAPRSEPARALGARRPTAVGIVPAPAPGGPAGDVLLAYLHEQVAVLQQQDPRVRLDASDAIHRMRVAIRRLRSVLATYRTLLEDADAVRRLRGELAWLAGVLGTARDAQVMHARLRQLVADEPAELLLGPVERRLEIELGGDHQRFHTRVLRTLDGQRYFRLLDTLDALVAAPTLTPAAADPAAQVIPALIDRDLERLRRAVDHARDHRAGTGDHPGLHEARKAGKRLRYAAEAARPMGRKKIARIAGGAQAIQQILGEHQDSIVTRELLRRLAATAFQEGENGFSYGRLHALEQAVALDAEDRFRRAWKHFPSPLRKK, encoded by the coding sequence ATGCGCGGTGAGCCTGTTGTCGGGATCGAGCGGACGTTCGACGTCGAGGACGACGCCCCGCTTCCCGCGCTGGCGGACCTCCCCGGGGTCGGGAGCGTGGACCAGCCGGAGGAGCACCACCTCGGAGCCGAATACGTCGACACCCCGGACTTCCGGCTGGCGTCCCGCCGGATCACCCTGCGACGGCGGACCAGCGGCGAGGGCGACGGCTGGACCCTGGAGGTGCCCGCCGGCCCCGACGAGCGCCACGAGCACTCCGGACCGCTGCGCAGGGGCACCGACGCCGTTCCCGCGGCTCTCCTGAGACTGGTCCGGGTGCACACCAGGGACAGCGGACTGGTACCGGTGGCCAGGCTGTCCACCCGGCGCATCGTGTGGCGCCTGCGGGGCGGGGACGGCGAGATCCTCGCCGAGTTCCGGGACGACCACGTCGAGGCCGAGGTAACCGGTCCCGGACCCTCTCCCCGGCACCGGCGGGAATGGGGGCTCGCACTGGCCGACGGATCGAGGGACCTGCTGGATGCCGCGGAGGCCCTCTTCGCGGCCGCGGGCGGTCGTCCTGCCGCTCCCCGCTCGGAGCCGGCACGAGCCCTCGGCGCTCGCCGACCGACCGCCGTCGGCATCGTCCCGGCACCCGCGCCGGGCGGTCCGGCAGGGGATGTCCTCCTCGCGTACCTCCACGAGCAGGTGGCCGTGCTCCAGCAGCAGGATCCCCGCGTGCGGCTGGACGCATCCGACGCGATCCACCGGATGAGGGTTGCCATCCGACGCCTGCGGTCGGTGCTGGCGACGTACCGGACGCTGCTGGAGGACGCGGACGCCGTCCGGCGCCTGCGCGGCGAGCTCGCGTGGCTCGCCGGGGTCCTCGGCACAGCGCGCGACGCGCAGGTGATGCACGCGCGGCTCCGGCAGCTGGTGGCCGACGAACCGGCCGAGCTCCTCCTGGGCCCCGTCGAGCGCAGGCTCGAGATCGAGCTCGGAGGGGATCACCAGAGGTTCCATACCCGCGTGCTCCGGACGCTGGACGGACAACGCTATTTCCGCCTCCTCGACACGCTCGACGCCCTGGTCGCCGCCCCGACGCTGACTCCCGCAGCAGCCGATCCTGCCGCTCAGGTGATCCCCGCCCTCATCGACCGGGATCTGGAGCGCCTGCGCAGAGCGGTCGATCATGCGAGGGACCACCGGGCGGGGACCGGCGACCATCCCGGCCTGCACGAGGCGCGGAAGGCCGGAAAACGCCTGCGCTACGCAGCAGAGGCGGCCCGGCCCATGGGGCGCAAGAAGATCGCCCGGATCGCCGGAGGGGCGCAGGCGATCCAACAGATCCTGGGCGAGCACCAGGACAGCATCGTGACCCGGGAGCTGCTGCGCCGCCTCGCCGCCACGGCCTTCCAGGAGGGGGAGAACGGCTTCAGCTACGGCCGGCTGCATGCCCTGGAACAGGCGGTCGCTCTCGACGCCGAAGACCGTTTCCGGCGCGCATGGAAGCACTTCCCGTCACCCCTGCGGAAGAAGTAG
- a CDS encoding VOC family protein, with the protein MDQQLHFLTVAVPDLDAARAFYADGLGWTPVVDVPDEVVFYQVAPGMLLGLFIAHKFAQDLGLETAPAPAGITLSHNVGGPVEVRAAITAMTRAGGVLLKEPQHSAFGGIFHALVRDPSGVVWEVAHNPGWQILDDGTVVLG; encoded by the coding sequence ATGGACCAACAGCTGCACTTCCTCACGGTCGCGGTGCCGGACCTCGACGCCGCCCGCGCGTTCTACGCCGACGGGCTCGGCTGGACGCCGGTGGTGGACGTCCCCGACGAGGTCGTCTTCTACCAGGTGGCTCCCGGCATGCTGCTCGGGTTGTTCATCGCCCACAAGTTCGCCCAGGATCTCGGGCTCGAGACCGCGCCGGCACCCGCCGGTATCACGCTGTCCCACAACGTCGGCGGTCCGGTCGAGGTCCGCGCGGCCATCACTGCCATGACGCGCGCCGGCGGCGTCCTCCTGAAGGAGCCGCAGCACAGTGCGTTCGGCGGGATCTTCCACGCCCTCGTCCGTGATCCGAGTGGGGTGGTGTGGGAGGTGGCGCACAATCCCGGCTGGCAGATCCTCGACGACGGCACCGTCGTGCTGGGCTGA
- a CDS encoding ABC transporter substrate-binding protein has product MNASVLRPARNRKLFGQVTALSAVGLLALLTGCAGPAAPSSATSGEPVSGGILDVSISAEPGCLDGHGISATQQQFLGRLIYDNVVTLDENGDVAPYLAESWDVSEDGRTYTFHLRQGVTFSDGSPWDAEVLGQNFEHMRDPATKSPLAAAYIAPYVDGTVVDDYTFEAHLAYPYTPFLYTLAQSWLGMNSGKAITEAPETLCQKPVGTGPFTVADYEPGQSISYTRREGYDWAPEWLEGDGEAYLDGVEVTLVSEPVIRHQSLVSGQYDLTENLAPQNAAAVQADPNFTYENLPRTGSPYVLGFNLSRAPFDDLAVRQAFAAAVDTKAVTESLGFGTYTPIDSFLSKESKYYDPSVEGVLTYDPERANQLLDGAGWAGRDDEGFRTRDGKRLTVEVPTVESSTPSPLLVQLQGEARKVGFDVRIIQLPQAQLTELRYAGDYDALAGVWHTNTTDVLFIRYHSSEITGERIGQNSSYVNDPELDELLSTAREADDGPVAEEAYSEAQHRLLEIVPGVPLYENPSQFAYANTVHDVAVDTSHPVPVLTYAWKAE; this is encoded by the coding sequence ATGAATGCATCCGTACTTCGCCCTGCCCGAAATCGAAAGCTGTTCGGACAGGTCACGGCGCTGTCCGCCGTCGGCCTTCTCGCCCTGCTGACCGGCTGCGCCGGGCCGGCAGCCCCATCCTCCGCGACGAGCGGGGAGCCGGTGTCCGGCGGCATCCTGGACGTGTCCATCTCGGCCGAGCCGGGCTGCCTCGACGGCCACGGCATCTCCGCGACACAGCAGCAGTTCCTCGGCCGCCTGATCTACGACAACGTGGTGACCCTCGACGAGAACGGGGATGTCGCGCCCTACCTGGCGGAGTCCTGGGACGTCTCGGAGGACGGCAGAACGTACACGTTCCACCTCAGGCAGGGTGTCACCTTCAGCGACGGCTCACCGTGGGACGCGGAGGTCCTCGGGCAGAACTTCGAGCACATGAGGGACCCCGCCACGAAGTCACCGCTCGCCGCCGCGTACATCGCCCCGTACGTGGACGGCACGGTGGTCGACGACTACACGTTCGAGGCCCATCTCGCCTACCCCTACACGCCCTTCCTCTACACGCTCGCGCAGTCCTGGCTCGGCATGAACTCGGGCAAGGCCATCACCGAGGCGCCGGAGACACTGTGCCAGAAGCCGGTCGGCACCGGTCCGTTCACCGTCGCCGACTACGAGCCCGGCCAGAGCATCAGCTACACCAGGCGCGAAGGGTACGACTGGGCGCCGGAATGGCTCGAGGGCGACGGCGAGGCGTACCTCGACGGCGTGGAGGTCACCCTCGTCAGCGAACCCGTCATCCGCCACCAGTCGCTCGTCTCGGGCCAGTACGACCTGACGGAGAACCTCGCGCCGCAGAACGCCGCCGCCGTGCAGGCGGATCCGAACTTCACGTACGAGAACCTGCCCCGCACCGGCAGCCCGTACGTGCTCGGCTTCAACCTCAGCCGTGCCCCGTTCGACGACCTCGCGGTGCGGCAGGCGTTCGCGGCCGCCGTGGACACGAAGGCCGTCACGGAGAGCCTCGGCTTCGGCACCTACACGCCGATCGACAGCTTCCTGTCGAAGGAGAGCAAGTACTACGACCCGTCCGTCGAGGGCGTCCTGACCTACGACCCCGAACGGGCGAACCAGCTCCTCGACGGCGCCGGCTGGGCCGGTCGGGACGACGAGGGCTTCCGCACCAGGGACGGGAAGCGGCTGACGGTCGAGGTGCCCACGGTCGAGAGTTCGACCCCGAGCCCGCTGCTCGTGCAGCTGCAGGGAGAGGCGCGGAAGGTCGGCTTCGACGTCCGGATCATCCAGCTCCCCCAGGCCCAGTTGACCGAGCTCCGCTACGCGGGCGACTACGACGCCCTCGCCGGCGTCTGGCACACCAACACCACCGACGTCCTGTTCATCCGGTACCACTCCTCCGAGATCACGGGCGAGCGGATCGGCCAGAACTCCTCCTACGTCAACGATCCGGAACTCGACGAGCTGCTCTCCACGGCCCGTGAGGCCGACGACGGCCCCGTGGCCGAGGAGGCCTACTCGGAGGCCCAGCACCGACTGCTCGAGATCGTGCCGGGCGTGCCCCTCTACGAGAACCCGAGCCAGTTCGCCTACGCGAATACCGTCCACGACGTCGCCGTGGACACCTCCCACCCGGTGCCGGTCCTCACCTACGCCTGGAAGGCCGAGTAG
- a CDS encoding ABC transporter permease → MAVLRRVLTRLAVGLGVLWGAATLTFLAVYLIPGDTALLILGGPDARPTAETLAQVRSDYLLDQPFIVQYGSYLGNLLQGDLGQSYRLRLPVTEAIGQQIGATAALAAAAVVLALPLTFAVAILSAQRAPWLRSIVSGIEVVLAATPTFIIGFALLIVFSFTLRWFPIGGNQGPAALILPALTLALAIFGTLSQVLRNELEDVLEQPFILTARSRGMRDLPVRIRHALRHAAIPVMTMSGFVVAALLGGSVVVEALFSRQGIGSLTLASVYNKDLPVIIGIVLLSAAVYVVVNLVIDLLYTFIDPKVVTA, encoded by the coding sequence GTGGCCGTGCTCCGACGGGTCCTCACGCGACTCGCCGTCGGCCTCGGTGTCCTCTGGGGGGCAGCGACGCTCACGTTCCTCGCGGTCTACCTGATTCCCGGCGACACGGCACTGCTGATCCTCGGCGGACCCGATGCGCGGCCCACGGCCGAGACGCTTGCGCAGGTCCGCAGCGACTACCTCCTCGACCAGCCGTTCATCGTCCAGTACGGCAGCTACCTCGGCAACCTGCTCCAGGGCGACCTCGGGCAGTCCTACAGGCTGCGCCTGCCCGTCACGGAGGCCATCGGGCAGCAGATCGGCGCGACGGCGGCGCTGGCGGCGGCCGCCGTCGTCCTCGCCCTGCCGCTGACCTTCGCGGTGGCGATCCTGTCCGCGCAGCGGGCCCCGTGGCTCCGCTCGATCGTCTCCGGGATCGAGGTGGTCCTCGCCGCGACGCCGACGTTCATCATCGGCTTCGCGCTGCTGATCGTCTTCTCGTTCACCCTGCGCTGGTTCCCCATCGGCGGGAACCAGGGGCCGGCCGCGCTGATCCTGCCGGCCCTCACCCTCGCCCTCGCGATCTTCGGCACCCTGTCGCAGGTCCTGCGGAACGAGCTCGAGGACGTCCTGGAGCAGCCGTTCATCCTGACCGCCCGGTCCCGCGGCATGCGCGATCTCCCGGTGCGGATCCGGCACGCCCTCCGGCACGCGGCCATCCCGGTCATGACCATGTCCGGGTTCGTCGTCGCCGCCCTGCTCGGCGGGTCGGTGGTCGTCGAGGCCCTCTTCAGCCGGCAGGGCATCGGATCCCTCACGCTGGCGTCGGTCTACAACAAGGACCTGCCGGTCATCATCGGGATCGTGCTCCTCTCAGCCGCGGTCTACGTCGTCGTGAATCTCGTGATCGACCTCCTATACACGTTCATCGACCCGAAAGTGGTGACCGCATGA
- a CDS encoding ABC transporter permease, translated as MSIASRTIPPAVAPPAALPARGTALAGPGRVRRRRWRIRPGILLASAFLLWLAVAVLAPGLLASADPYAVDPAKSFQAPGAAAWFGTDDSGADNYTRIVHGAATSLYIGVGATAIGVIGGTAIGLLAGLNGRFVEASVMRFLDVTLAIPEILLALVVIGIIGGGTENAILAIGAGSIAYYARITRAQAHLVRRSGYVEAARTLGLPAWRILLAHTVPNVIKPVLVLATIGIGSAIGAGASLSFLGLGTPPPAPEWGAMLSAGRNFISNAPWMITFPAAFLVATVLSITVIGRELRRRAEGRLA; from the coding sequence ATGAGCATCGCCTCGCGCACCATCCCACCCGCCGTCGCCCCGCCCGCGGCGCTCCCCGCCCGAGGGACGGCCCTGGCCGGCCCCGGCCGGGTACGGCGCCGCCGGTGGCGGATCCGCCCCGGCATCCTGCTGGCCTCCGCGTTCCTCCTGTGGCTGGCCGTGGCGGTCCTGGCCCCGGGCCTCCTGGCATCCGCCGACCCGTACGCCGTGGATCCGGCCAAAAGCTTCCAGGCGCCCGGCGCCGCCGCCTGGTTCGGTACGGACGATTCGGGTGCCGACAACTACACGCGGATCGTGCACGGTGCCGCCACGTCGCTGTACATCGGCGTCGGCGCGACGGCCATCGGCGTGATCGGCGGGACGGCCATCGGCCTCCTCGCCGGGCTCAACGGACGATTCGTCGAGGCCTCCGTGATGCGGTTCCTCGACGTCACCCTCGCCATCCCCGAGATCCTGCTCGCGCTCGTGGTCATCGGCATCATCGGCGGCGGCACGGAGAACGCGATCCTCGCGATCGGGGCCGGCAGCATCGCCTACTACGCCCGGATCACGCGGGCGCAGGCGCACCTCGTCCGCCGGTCGGGCTACGTCGAGGCCGCCCGCACGCTCGGCCTCCCGGCCTGGCGGATCCTCCTGGCGCACACCGTGCCGAACGTCATCAAGCCCGTCCTCGTCCTCGCCACCATCGGCATCGGTTCGGCGATCGGGGCCGGCGCCTCCCTGAGCTTCCTCGGACTCGGGACACCGCCCCCCGCCCCCGAGTGGGGGGCGATGCTCTCCGCAGGCCGCAACTTCATCTCGAACGCACCCTGGATGATCACCTTCCCCGCCGCGTTCCTCGTGGCCACCGTGCTGTCCATCACCGTGATCGGGCGCGAGCTCCGACGCCGTGCCGAAGGGAGGCTCGCATGA
- a CDS encoding dipeptide ABC transporter ATP-binding protein — translation MSSTALTGPTDSPDSPDSPDATGALVPAAPVVELDGLSVGFGRGVHRREVIHDLSLSIRPGECLALVGESGSGKSVTARTLVGLTGPGAQVRSRTQRFNGQDASTWGERQWTRIRGREAGFILQDALSSLDSLRTVGDEVGEVLRLHGDLDRGARRTRVVELLASVGVPDPELRAGQYPHQLSGGLRQRALIASAIAADPGFLIADEPTTALDATIAAQVLRLLGGLKGGRTAMLVVSHDLAVVADLADRVAVMRDGVIVEEGSVGAVLQDPRHPYTQGLLAAIPSRSSRGRRLTVTGRPERGDATPSTPSRDAPNPPAPPALAVEGLTKAFPGPGGSSRTAVDGVSFTLPGGSTLGIVGESGSGKSTVARIALGVEAPDAGTVRVRGRTWAEHRSTRDLAARRSVQMIYQDPLQSFDPRKTVRQVIGQAAAAAGTPRNALAGRVLELLDLVGLPADRARSRPLELSGGQRQRVAIARALAAEPETIICDEPVSALDITVQARILDLLADLQERFGLSYLFISHDLGVIQHVSREVLVLKDGGVLDHGSVAGVFDNPAHEYTRRLINAIPELPAARKDIPRS, via the coding sequence ATGAGCTCCACAGCCCTGACCGGCCCCACCGACTCCCCCGACTCCCCCGACTCCCCCGACGCGACGGGGGCGCTCGTGCCGGCCGCCCCCGTCGTCGAACTCGACGGACTCTCCGTGGGGTTCGGCCGCGGCGTCCACCGTCGGGAGGTCATCCACGACCTCAGCCTGTCCATCCGGCCGGGCGAGTGCCTCGCGCTCGTCGGCGAGTCCGGATCCGGGAAATCCGTCACGGCCCGCACCCTCGTGGGACTCACCGGTCCCGGCGCCCAGGTCCGGTCCCGCACCCAGCGCTTCAACGGCCAGGACGCCTCCACGTGGGGCGAACGCCAGTGGACCCGCATCCGAGGCAGGGAGGCAGGGTTCATCCTGCAGGACGCCCTGTCATCCCTCGACTCCCTGCGCACGGTGGGCGACGAGGTGGGAGAGGTCCTCCGCCTGCACGGCGACCTCGACCGGGGCGCCCGACGGACCCGCGTCGTCGAACTCCTCGCCTCCGTGGGCGTCCCCGATCCTGAGCTCCGGGCCGGCCAGTACCCGCACCAGTTGTCCGGCGGGCTCCGCCAGCGGGCCCTCATCGCCTCCGCGATCGCCGCGGACCCGGGCTTCCTCATCGCCGACGAACCCACGACGGCGCTGGACGCCACCATCGCGGCACAGGTCCTCCGCCTGCTCGGCGGCCTGAAGGGCGGCAGGACGGCGATGCTCGTGGTCAGCCACGACCTCGCCGTCGTCGCGGACCTCGCCGACCGCGTCGCCGTCATGCGCGACGGCGTGATCGTCGAGGAGGGCAGCGTCGGGGCCGTCCTGCAGGACCCCCGCCACCCCTACACGCAAGGGCTGCTCGCGGCCATCCCGTCGCGGTCGTCCCGTGGACGGCGCCTCACGGTGACGGGCCGACCGGAACGCGGCGACGCGACGCCGTCCACCCCGTCCCGCGACGCGCCGAACCCGCCTGCCCCGCCTGCCCTGGCGGTCGAGGGACTCACCAAGGCCTTCCCCGGCCCCGGCGGCAGCAGTCGCACGGCGGTCGACGGCGTCTCCTTCACGCTGCCGGGAGGATCCACGCTGGGGATCGTCGGGGAGTCCGGGAGCGGCAAGAGCACTGTGGCACGCATCGCGCTGGGTGTCGAGGCACCCGACGCGGGTACCGTCCGCGTCCGCGGGCGCACGTGGGCCGAGCACCGGAGTACCCGGGACCTCGCAGCACGCCGCTCGGTGCAGATGATCTATCAGGACCCGCTGCAGTCGTTCGATCCGCGGAAGACCGTGCGGCAGGTGATCGGACAGGCCGCCGCCGCTGCCGGCACCCCGCGGAACGCGCTGGCCGGTCGGGTCCTCGAACTGCTCGACCTCGTGGGCCTTCCGGCGGACAGGGCCCGCAGCCGTCCCCTCGAACTCTCGGGAGGCCAGCGCCAGCGCGTCGCCATCGCCCGCGCCCTGGCCGCCGAACCGGAGACCATCATCTGCGACGAGCCCGTCTCCGCGCTCGACATCACGGTGCAGGCCCGCATCCTCGACCTCCTGGCGGACCTCCAGGAGCGCTTCGGACTCAGCTACCTCTTCATCTCCCACGATCTCGGGGTGATCCAGCACGTCAGCCGTGAGGTGCTGGTGCTGAAGGACGGCGGTGTCCTCGACCACGGGTCCGTCGCCGGGGTCTTCGATAATCCCGCACACGAGTACACGCGCAGACTCATCAACGCCATCCCCGAACTCCCCGCCGCCCGGAAGGACATCCCCCGCTCATGA